One genomic segment of Desulforamulus reducens MI-1 includes these proteins:
- a CDS encoding LUD domain-containing protein: MNTTAKAEKILGQIQAQRETLLADYSTLAQKVQNLKSSTARELNKMVGRATTMLKVKGCQVFLAKDPSEAREQVLKILSTNQKALISKDPIFTEINLHQFLQEKNVKLVQTDLGERVAPLSIDVHPRMASINTSVMDKEHLLQLKNDIREESSQTDFGITGADAIIAETGTIALLESEGNVRLTSNLPYNHIVIAGVEKIVPTLEDALTVCRTSSIYGLGKDLLNYISFISGPSRTADIEFRMVQGMHGPKEVYVILVDNGRMAASKKGEFDALKCLHCGGCLVDCPAYLKKGLKFGYHYSGKRKAILSKFLSGESSPYQEECTYCLDCEKCNTICPVGLKI, translated from the coding sequence ATGAATACCACGGCGAAAGCAGAAAAAATATTAGGGCAAATTCAAGCACAGCGGGAAACCTTGCTCGCCGACTATTCCACCCTAGCACAGAAAGTTCAAAATTTAAAATCTTCAACGGCTAGAGAGCTTAACAAAATGGTTGGTCGTGCCACTACAATGCTTAAGGTTAAGGGATGTCAAGTTTTCCTGGCTAAAGATCCATCGGAAGCCCGGGAACAGGTTCTTAAAATTTTATCTACCAACCAAAAAGCACTCATAAGTAAAGACCCAATTTTTACAGAGATTAATTTACACCAGTTTCTGCAAGAAAAAAATGTGAAGCTTGTTCAAACAGATTTAGGAGAAAGGGTAGCCCCTTTGTCTATCGATGTACATCCCAGAATGGCCTCCATTAATACATCGGTTATGGACAAAGAGCACCTTTTGCAACTAAAGAATGATATACGGGAAGAATCTTCCCAAACTGATTTTGGCATCACGGGCGCAGACGCTATCATTGCTGAGACCGGCACCATTGCTCTGTTGGAGTCCGAAGGCAATGTCCGTCTAACCTCCAACCTACCCTATAATCATATCGTTATTGCGGGTGTTGAGAAAATCGTCCCCACTTTGGAAGATGCACTGACTGTATGTCGGACTTCAAGTATATATGGTTTAGGTAAGGACTTACTTAATTATATTTCCTTTATTTCAGGTCCCAGCAGAACCGCCGACATCGAATTCCGTATGGTACAAGGTATGCATGGCCCTAAAGAAGTCTATGTGATCTTAGTAGATAACGGACGTATGGCAGCATCGAAAAAGGGAGAATTTGACGCTCTAAAATGTCTGCATTGTGGTGGTTGTCTGGTCGACTGTCCTGCCTATTTAAAAAAAGGGCTAAAATTTGGTTATCACTATTCAGGTAAGCGAAAAGCCATATTGTCAAAGTTTTTAAGTGGCGAATCGAGCCCCTATCAAGAAGAATGTACTTACTGCTTAGACTGTGAAAAATGCAATACCATCTGCCCGGTGGGCCTAAAAATTTAA
- a CDS encoding LUD domain-containing protein, giving the protein MGSRSDKIQKNKVALGLQNTDSRKGRFRAFDAIRPAMKKMVKNYPYLSNELRQIKQHCIDNLEEMISKATLSLERKGCHVYVAETTEQAQAHLLSLIPQGVVVKSKTNAGKEINLTHVLEERDIQVIETDLGDRINQLAHSEASHSLAPAIHIPIEKVTEVFSKEMGTQLECSHEALVVAARKGLRDYLINADVGISGANAIAADTGSVFVTENEGNIRAVTMMPKIHIVIAGVEKIVPTLEDALKVVRSAAVYGVGQDIGTYVSVISGTSTCCDPELDELIHGQGPQEVHILFLKHGRQEAIDKGFAESLYCINCGSCLNFCPIYAEIGEKYGYKYLGGRGLVFTAFHGDLQKTVESGLSLCIGCQKCKNSCPVQMNTPEMLKNLRQEQVQQEGLGWKKERMLALLSKPKGLPRLTKVASTFGGTLLKKSKIGVKTRFSLPSLGLPGERLLPAVQKKSFLENAKPKPIENPVKTVAFFPGCVVNYTEPSVGEALLHVLGENKVAVKLAKEDLCCGIPGIVSGDKNYSRQMALRNIEIYSQFDTDALVFVCPSCAVAFKEEYPKLFAKDDPKLLQKVIKLAQKVKDINQFLIEDIELVTIPGSIPEKITYHDPCHLVRSLGITQQPRQLIQTLPGAKFEEMVDADACCGFGGSFSIDYYDLSRRINEGKLTSIENTGATILATSCPGCMLHFRDGITQKNMKQQVFHTIQLLSQTYGRRNKE; this is encoded by the coding sequence GTTTCAGAGCCTTTGACGCCATAAGACCAGCCATGAAGAAAATGGTAAAGAACTATCCCTATCTTTCCAATGAACTACGCCAAATTAAACAGCATTGTATTGATAACCTTGAGGAAATGATTTCTAAGGCAACGCTCTCCCTGGAAAGAAAGGGTTGCCATGTCTACGTAGCTGAAACCACCGAACAAGCCCAAGCCCATTTATTAAGCCTCATCCCTCAAGGGGTTGTGGTAAAATCAAAGACCAATGCCGGAAAAGAAATAAACTTAACCCATGTCCTAGAAGAACGGGACATTCAAGTTATTGAAACAGATCTTGGTGACCGAATTAATCAGCTAGCCCATAGTGAAGCAAGTCATTCCCTGGCACCGGCCATACATATTCCCATTGAAAAGGTTACAGAGGTGTTCTCAAAGGAAATGGGAACACAATTGGAATGCAGTCATGAGGCCCTGGTGGTAGCAGCCCGTAAGGGATTACGGGACTATTTGATTAACGCAGACGTTGGCATTTCCGGAGCCAATGCCATAGCAGCCGATACAGGAAGTGTTTTTGTAACAGAAAATGAGGGAAATATCCGCGCAGTAACCATGATGCCAAAAATCCATATCGTAATTGCCGGAGTAGAAAAAATAGTACCTACCTTGGAAGATGCTTTAAAGGTTGTCCGTTCTGCTGCAGTTTATGGCGTGGGACAGGATATCGGAACCTATGTTTCTGTTATATCCGGTACCAGTACCTGCTGTGATCCTGAATTAGATGAATTAATACATGGCCAAGGCCCCCAAGAAGTTCACATCTTATTTCTAAAACATGGTCGACAAGAGGCCATCGATAAAGGTTTTGCTGAGTCCCTCTATTGCATCAATTGCGGAAGCTGCTTAAATTTCTGCCCAATTTATGCTGAGATCGGTGAGAAATATGGTTACAAATATTTAGGCGGTCGGGGCTTGGTATTTACTGCCTTTCATGGAGATCTTCAAAAGACCGTGGAAAGCGGCTTATCACTCTGCATTGGCTGCCAAAAGTGTAAAAACTCCTGCCCGGTCCAAATGAATACACCGGAAATGCTTAAAAATTTACGTCAAGAACAGGTGCAGCAGGAGGGACTGGGTTGGAAAAAAGAAAGGATGTTAGCTTTACTTAGCAAGCCCAAGGGCTTACCAAGATTAACAAAAGTGGCTTCCACGTTCGGTGGAACGTTATTAAAGAAAAGTAAAATAGGTGTAAAGACAAGATTTTCTTTACCATCCTTAGGGTTACCCGGTGAACGCTTACTTCCTGCGGTGCAGAAAAAGTCCTTTTTGGAAAATGCTAAGCCAAAACCCATTGAAAACCCTGTAAAAACCGTGGCCTTTTTCCCGGGCTGTGTGGTGAACTATACAGAACCCTCTGTGGGGGAAGCCCTTTTACATGTCCTGGGAGAAAATAAGGTTGCTGTAAAACTGGCCAAGGAAGACCTCTGCTGCGGTATCCCGGGTATTGTAAGTGGTGACAAAAACTACTCACGTCAAATGGCTTTAAGGAACATAGAAATTTATAGCCAATTTGACACAGATGCACTGGTCTTTGTTTGCCCCAGTTGTGCTGTGGCCTTTAAAGAAGAATACCCCAAATTATTTGCCAAGGATGACCCCAAACTCTTACAAAAAGTTATTAAGCTGGCTCAAAAGGTCAAAGACATTAACCAATTTTTGATAGAAGATATTGAATTAGTAACAATACCGGGGTCTATACCTGAGAAAATAACCTACCACGACCCCTGTCACCTAGTTCGGAGTCTGGGCATCACACAACAACCAAGACAACTGATTCAAACCCTACCCGGGGCAAAGTTTGAAGAAATGGTGGATGCAGACGCCTGCTGCGGCTTTGGGGGGTCCTTTAGCATCGACTACTATGACCTATCCAGGCGAATTAATGAAGGAAAATTAACATCAATTGAAAATACTGGGGCTACAATTTTGGCCACCAGTTGTCCCGGGTGCATGTTGCATTTTCGGGATGGCATAACCCAAAAGAATATGAAGCAGCAGGTTTTTCATACAATACAACTACTTAGTCAAACATATGGCAGGAGGAATAAGGAATGA